The Hyperolius riggenbachi isolate aHypRig1 chromosome 3, aHypRig1.pri, whole genome shotgun sequence genome window below encodes:
- the LOC137561947 gene encoding olfactory receptor 5J3-like, translated as MEQDMNTTGISEIILLGFEFQQDFKYLIFFLFLVIYMVTTAGNVMIILLVSTSYRLQLPMYFFLGHLSFSDVLLISNIVPILLHVTLLGGGILSLTACITQFFLYGASTTTGCLLLTVMSYDRYLAICNPLHYSTIMDHKMCIYLVTFSWSLGFTVTLFTIFLMQTLWFCGPNVIDHFFCDLGPLLELSCSDVSLVNYVVFMFSSILTIIPFLFIMITYLFISLTILKITSATERQKTFSTCSSHLAVVCTCYGALFAMYLVPSGDQSTSVNKVISLMYTVVTPFVNPIIYSLRNQEIKSMQEVEEPTVEAPSTSVDTVAELKRLQAESDGITGVVAVLVDVVARLDDDEDAGTDSLCVVDGVDGVLDELYICLIMAAAIGS; from the exons atgg AGCAAGATATGAATACAACAGGCATTAGTGAAATAATACTTCTTGGATTTGAATTCCAGCAAGACTTCAAatatttaattttctttttgttCCTAGTAATCTACATGGTCACCACAGCTGGAAATGTTATGATTATTCTGCTGGTATCAACCAGTTACCGACTTCAATTGCCAATGTACTTCTTTCTTGGACACTTGTCCTTCTCGGATGTTTTGCTTATTTCAAATATTGTTCCCATCCTGCTCCATGTGACATTACTGGGAGGTGGCATTTTGTCTCTTACGGCTTGCATTACCCAGTTTTTCTTGTATGGAGCTTCTACAACCACAGGGTGTCTTCTACTGACTGTCATGTCCTATGACCGCTACCTGGCCATATGCAACCCTTTGCACTATTCTACAATTATGGACCacaaaatgtgtatttatttggTGACATTCTCTTGGTCTCTAGGATTTACTGTAACACTTTTCACCATTTTCCTTATGCAAACCTTGTGGTTCTGTGGACCCAATGTCATTGATCATTTTTTCTGTGATCTTGGTCCCCTTTTGGAGTTGTCTTGTTCAGATGTGTCATTAGTTAACTAcgtagtttttatgttctccagcATCTTGACTATCATACCATTTCTATTCATCATGATCACATATCTCTTCATATCGTTGACCATATTGAAGATCACTTCAGCTACGGAGAGACAGAAGACCTTCTCGACGTGTAGCTCTCACCTGGCTGTAGTGTGTACTTGTTATGGGGCACTCTTTGCCATGTATCTAGTGCCTTCAGGAGATCAGTCTACAAGCGTGAACAAAGTGATATCTCTCATGTACACGGTGGTGACTCCATTCGTAAATCCCATAATATACAGCTTGAGGAACCAAGAAATAAAATCT ATGCAAGAGGTAGAGGAACCAACTGTTGAAGCCCCAAGCACGTCTGTGGACACTGTTGCTGAGCTCAAACGCCTCCAAGCTG AATCAGATGGCATCACTGGAGTTGTGGCTGTGCTGGTTGATGTTGTGGCAAGGCTAGATGATGATGAGGATGCTGGCACTGATTCTCTTTGTGTTGTTGATGGTGTGGATGGAGTGCTTGATGAACTCTACATCTGTCTGATCATGGCTGCAGCGATTGGATCTTGA
- the LOC137561946 gene encoding olfactory receptor 11L1-like, producing MNRTRLNEIIFLGFPNLHHFNYFMFIIVLIIFIVTINGNALITVLVSTSSLLRSPMFIFLGHLSFSDMLLSSNIVPGMLHMLLFNGATFSFGGCILQVFVYGTSAATECLLLTVMSYDRYLAICKPLHYTMIMNLKLCLQLVALSWMIGLGTTLKTILLLQTLWFCGPNVIDHFFCDMGPLLGLSCSDVSIVNYELFAFSSLVTILPFIFITFTYVHIFLTILRITSVTGRQKTFSTCSSHLAIVCTYYGSLFAMYVVPSKEKTPTVSKMVSLLYVVVTPLCNPIIYSLRNTEIKSAIWKYLSVCKKLQENQHGMHLA from the coding sequence ATGAATAGGACAAGATTAAATGAAATAATATTTCTAGGATTTCCAAATCTTcatcattttaattattttatgttcATTATTGTCCTGATCATCTTCATAGTGACCATCAATGGAAATGCTCTCATCACTGTGTTGGTGTCAACCAGTAGCCTACTGCGATCACCAATGTTCATCTTCCTTGGACACTTGTCCTTCTCAGATATGCTGCTATCCTCAAACATTGTGCCTGGGATGCTTCATATGCTATTATTCAATGGTGCCACCTTCTCCTTTGGAGGATGTATTCTCCAGGTATTTGTGTATGGTACTTCCGCAGCAACAGAATGTCTTCTGCTCACTGTCATGTCCTATGACCGCTACCTGGCCATATGTAAACCATTGCACTACACTATGATTATGAACCTCAAACTTTGCTTACAACTAGTTGCACTATCTTGGATGATAGGACTTGGCACAACACTCAAAACAATTTTACTTTTGCAGACCCTATGGTTTTGTGGCCCGAATGTGATTGATCACTTTTTCTGTGATATGGGTCCTCTCCTGGGTCTGTCTTGTTCTGATGTGTCCATAGTAAATTATGAGCTGTTTGCATTCTCAAGTCTTGTGACAATTCTACCCTTCATATTTATTACCTTCACGTATGTTCATATATTTTTGACCATCTTGAGAATTACGTCAGTCACCGGGAGACAGAAGACCTTCTCCACCTGCAGCTCCCATCTGGCCATTGTGTGTACTTATTATGGATCACTGTTTGCAATGTATGTGGTGCCTTCAAAAGAAAAAACTCCAACTGTGAGCAAGATGGTATCGCTGCTCTATGTTGTAGTCACCCCACTGTGTAATCCCATAATATATAGTTTGAGGAATACAGAAATAAAGTCAGCAATATGGAAATATCTATCTGTTTGCAAAAAGTTGCAGGAAAATCAACATGGCATGCATCTTGCTTGA